A single Blattabacterium sp. (Mastotermes darwiniensis) str. MADAR DNA region contains:
- the sufD gene encoding Fe-S cluster assembly protein SufD, producing MLLKDRVIYCFSKINYNEKYSYISELRNKSIDIFKRNGFPSIKDEEWKNTDIQSIINQDYNIYLQKKNDLEYKNIKKIQELVYLKKEDSFLIIFVDGKYNAFLSHTSNNIVLSNIASQKEEKIKNFYGKLSYRYEPFNTLNTVFSNDGVYIYIPNNVFLKKPIEILHIYTGIEPKIMLNTRNLIIVGESSRVKIIEHHKSLLEEQLLLNNVVSEIYALSNSKIEYYKIQDQELSMIDNTFLKQDLHSKCSVYTFSFKGKFIRNNLNFYSRGEKTSSSLYGISLLSGKQLVDNHTLIDHLYSNSHSFQLYKNILWGSSKSIFNGKVLVKKGTKGINAFQKNNNILLSDKSCIYAKPQLEIFSDEVKCSHGCTIGSFHESDLFYLQSRGISEKESRVLLLLSFLEEVLKPINIFKLKNLVHNQIKKKLGLYL from the coding sequence ATGTTGTTAAAAGATAGAGTCATTTATTGCTTTTCAAAAATAAATTATAATGAAAAATATTCCTATATATCTGAGTTACGAAATAAATCTATTGATATTTTTAAAAGAAATGGCTTTCCATCCATAAAGGATGAAGAATGGAAAAATACTGATATTCAATCAATTATTAATCAAGATTATAATATTTATTTACAAAAAAAAAATGATTTAGAATATAAGAATATAAAAAAAATACAAGAATTAGTTTATTTAAAGAAAGAGGATTCTTTTCTTATTATTTTTGTTGATGGAAAGTATAATGCTTTCCTTTCTCATACATCTAATAATATTGTATTATCCAATATTGCTTCACAAAAAGAAGAAAAAATTAAAAATTTTTATGGAAAACTATCATATCGATATGAGCCCTTTAATACTTTAAATACTGTTTTTTCTAATGATGGAGTCTATATTTATATACCTAATAATGTGTTTTTAAAAAAACCTATAGAAATATTGCACATTTATACAGGAATAGAACCAAAAATAATGTTAAATACAAGAAATTTAATTATAGTAGGCGAATCTTCCAGGGTTAAAATTATTGAACATCATAAATCTTTATTAGAAGAACAATTATTATTGAACAATGTTGTTAGCGAAATCTATGCTTTGTCCAATAGTAAAATAGAATATTATAAAATTCAAGATCAAGAATTATCTATGATAGATAATACTTTTTTAAAACAAGATTTACATAGTAAATGTTCCGTTTATACTTTTTCTTTTAAAGGAAAATTTATTAGGAATAACTTGAATTTTTATTCTCGTGGAGAAAAAACTTCTTCTTCTTTATACGGAATTTCTCTTTTATCAGGAAAACAATTGGTAGATAATCATACATTAATAGATCATTTATATTCAAATTCTCATAGTTTTCAGTTATATAAAAATATTTTATGGGGTAGTTCTAAAAGTATTTTTAATGGAAAAGTACTTGTAAAAAAGGGGACAAAAGGAATTAATGCCTTTCAGAAAAATAATAATATTCTTCTTTCTGACAAATCTTGCATTTATGCAAAACCTCAATTAGAAATTTTTTCTGATGAGGTAAAATGTTCACATGGTTGTACTATTGGAAGTTTTCATGAATCTGATTTATTTTATCTTCAATCAAGAGGAATATCTGAAAAAGAAAGTAGAGTTTTATTATTGCTTTCTTTTTTAGAGGAAGTATTAAAACCTATTAATATTTTTAAGTTGAAAAATTTGGTTCATAATCAAATAAAAAAAAAATTAGGATTATATTTATAG
- a CDS encoding iron-sulfur cluster assembly accessory protein has translation MVFISDRAKNKLISIMKEEGLSKDISFVRFGVKSGGCSGLSYELTFDQKKKKEDKLFQYEGMKILVDENSFPYLVGTTLEYSGGLNGKGFYFKNPNAKHTCGCGKSFSS, from the coding sequence ATGGTTTTTATATCTGATAGAGCTAAAAATAAATTGATTTCCATTATGAAAGAAGAAGGACTATCTAAGGATATTTCTTTCGTAAGATTTGGGGTTAAAAGTGGAGGTTGTTCTGGTTTATCCTATGAACTTACTTTTGATCAAAAAAAGAAAAAAGAAGATAAACTTTTTCAGTATGAAGGAATGAAAATACTTGTTGATGAAAATAGTTTTCCTTATTTAGTTGGGACCACACTAGAATACTCAGGTGGATTAAATGGAAAAGGATTTTATTTTAAAAATCCTAATGCCAAACATACTTGTGGATGCGGAAAAAGTTTTTCCTCCTAA
- a CDS encoding aminotransferase class V-fold PLP-dependent enzyme, which produces MFSKEEIKKIRNQFPILKKKIYSNPLVYIDNAATTQKPLQVIKASENYYSTMNSNVHRGMHFLSQECTSYVENVRNKIQKFIHAKHSSEIIFTKGTTESINLVASSINFLIKKGDEIIISYLEHHSNIVPWQILCAKKEALLKIIPINKDGFLQLEHFDSLISERTKIVAISHLSNVLGIVNPVKNIVDKSHNYGALVLIDGAQVPSNLNLDVQDLNADFYVFSAHKMYGPTGIGVLYGKKELLDSLSPYQTGGEMINKVSFKKTTYSELPFKFEAGTPNIEGIIVWGAAIDFVEKIGVENIQLYKEKLLNYAIQRLRTIDGIQLYGGIGMDTKKRSSIISFNLSKLHCFDVGNILDRLGIAVRTGHLCAQPLMDFFNVTGMIRASFSIYNTVKEIDYLFDGLLKARRLLSKN; this is translated from the coding sequence ATGTTTTCAAAAGAAGAAATTAAAAAAATTAGAAATCAATTTCCAATTTTAAAAAAAAAAATTTATTCCAATCCCTTAGTTTATATAGATAATGCTGCTACTACTCAAAAGCCATTACAAGTCATTAAAGCTTCTGAGAATTATTATTCTACAATGAATTCTAATGTTCATAGAGGGATGCATTTTCTTAGTCAAGAATGCACCTCTTATGTAGAAAATGTCAGAAATAAAATTCAGAAATTTATTCATGCGAAACATTCTTCAGAAATCATTTTTACGAAAGGAACTACAGAATCTATTAATTTAGTGGCATCTAGTATTAATTTTTTGATAAAAAAAGGAGATGAGATAATTATTTCTTATCTTGAACATCATTCCAATATTGTTCCATGGCAAATACTTTGTGCAAAAAAAGAAGCTTTATTAAAAATAATTCCCATTAATAAGGATGGTTTTTTACAATTGGAACATTTTGATTCTTTAATTTCAGAAAGGACAAAAATTGTAGCCATTAGTCATTTATCCAATGTCTTAGGAATAGTGAATCCTGTAAAAAATATTGTGGATAAATCTCATAATTATGGGGCTTTAGTTTTAATTGATGGAGCTCAAGTTCCATCTAATTTAAATTTAGATGTGCAAGATTTAAACGCAGATTTTTATGTTTTTTCAGCACATAAAATGTATGGACCTACTGGAATTGGAGTATTGTATGGAAAGAAAGAACTATTAGATAGTCTTTCTCCTTATCAAACTGGTGGAGAAATGATCAATAAAGTAAGTTTTAAAAAAACAACTTATTCAGAGTTGCCATTCAAGTTTGAAGCCGGAACTCCAAATATAGAAGGAATTATTGTATGGGGTGCTGCTATAGATTTTGTAGAAAAAATAGGAGTAGAAAATATACAATTGTATAAAGAAAAACTTTTAAATTATGCTATTCAACGTTTGAGAACTATAGATGGGATCCAATTGTATGGAGGAATAGGAATGGATACTAAAAAAAGATCTAGTATTATATCCTTTAATTTAAGTAAATTGCATTGTTTTGATGTTGGAAATATTTTGGATCGTTTGGGAATAGCTGTTCGTACTGGTCATCTTTGCGCTCAGCCTTTGATGGATTTTTTTAATGTTACAGGAATGATTAGGGCTAGTTTTTCTATATACAATACTGTTAAAGAAATAGATTATTTGTTTGATGGTCTTTTAAAAGCAAGAAGATTATTATCAAAGAATTAA
- a CDS encoding ribonuclease Z: MEKSSLTILGCHSSIPTKKFYPTAQILEMKGNFFLIDCGEGTQVQLRKAKIKFNKIVHIFISHLHGDHFFGLIGLLSTFHLLGREQSVSIYAPKGLKEIIEVHFKWSYTRLKYCIDHIELSSKKLEKIMENETIEVYTIPLKHRIYANGFLFKEKPGDRKLNMEEIKKIPDIKIVDYKNLKIGKDFRTNEGRIIPNHRLTFDPPKILSYAFCSDTSYYFPIIEHIKYADLLYHESTFLKTEERRAIHTGHSTANQAACIAKMAKVKKLLLGHYSNRFPNIKDFEKEAKEIFYNVEASEPLKKYYLDKG, encoded by the coding sequence ATGGAAAAATCTTCATTAACCATTTTGGGTTGTCATTCTTCAATTCCAACGAAAAAGTTTTATCCAACCGCTCAAATATTAGAAATGAAAGGAAATTTTTTTCTGATTGATTGTGGCGAAGGGACACAAGTTCAATTAAGAAAAGCAAAAATAAAATTTAATAAAATAGTACATATATTCATATCTCATTTACATGGAGATCATTTTTTCGGATTAATTGGATTATTATCTACTTTTCATCTATTAGGAAGAGAACAATCAGTAAGTATTTATGCTCCAAAAGGATTAAAAGAAATTATTGAAGTTCATTTTAAATGGTCCTACACAAGACTAAAATACTGTATCGATCATATAGAATTATCGTCTAAAAAATTGGAAAAAATAATGGAAAATGAAACAATAGAAGTTTACACAATTCCATTAAAACATAGAATTTACGCTAATGGATTTCTTTTTAAGGAAAAACCAGGTGATAGAAAATTAAATATGGAAGAAATTAAAAAAATTCCTGATATCAAAATCGTAGATTATAAGAATTTAAAAATTGGAAAAGATTTCAGAACTAACGAAGGAAGAATCATTCCAAATCATCGACTAACATTTGATCCTCCTAAAATATTATCTTATGCTTTTTGTTCAGATACCTCTTATTATTTTCCTATTATTGAACATATAAAATATGCAGATTTATTGTATCATGAATCTACATTCCTAAAAACAGAAGAAAGAAGAGCTATTCATACAGGACATTCCACAGCAAATCAGGCTGCTTGTATAGCAAAAATGGCTAAGGTAAAAAAACTCCTATTAGGACACTATTCCAATAGATTTCCAAATATTAAAGACTTTGAAAAAGAAGCAAAAGAAATTTTTTACAATGTAGAAGCATCGGAACCTTTAAAAAAATACTATTTAGATAAAGGATAA
- the rpmA gene encoding 50S ribosomal protein L27, giving the protein MAHKKGSGSSRNGRDSVGRRLGIKIYGNQFVKSGNIIVRQRGTKYYPGRNVGIGKDHTLYAVKNGLVLFKKGRRNKSIVFVISNKFN; this is encoded by the coding sequence ATGGCTCATAAGAAAGGTTCAGGAAGTTCTAGAAATGGACGGGATTCAGTGGGGAGAAGATTAGGAATAAAAATATATGGCAATCAATTTGTGAAATCTGGAAATATCATTGTTCGTCAACGTGGGACAAAATATTATCCTGGAAGAAATGTGGGAATAGGAAAAGATCATACTTTATATGCTGTAAAGAATGGTTTGGTTCTTTTCAAAAAGGGAAGAAGAAATAAGTCAATTGTTTTTGTTATCTCAAATAAATTCAATTAA
- the sufB gene encoding Fe-S cluster assembly protein SufB has protein sequence MKKKDQLLKELTHSEYKYGFYTPIESDKIPVGLNEKVIRKISEKKDEPTWMLNWRLESFSIWKKMKEPNWANIKHNKINYQEISYYSSPKKKIDLNDLDHTDPGLLDTFNKLGIYIPKKEEKNISSIATDIVLDSVSLATTFQKRLKDKGIIFCSINEALKKYPDLVKKYLGSVVSKKDNFYAALNSAVFSDGSFCYIPKGIRCPMELSTYFRINESGTGQFERTLIIADQGSYVSYLEGCTAPQRKENQLHAAVVEIIALEDSEIKYSTVQNWFPGNEEGKGGVFNFVTKRGLCEKRAKISWIQVETGSSITWKYPSCILKGDFSMGEFYSLAFTKNFQQADTGTKMIHLGKKTKSVIVSKGISAGKAKNNYRGLVKISSKAFQSRNYSQCDSLLIGDQCQAHTFPYINVYNSTSQVEHEATTSKIEKDQIFYCNQRGIDKEKAIFLIVNGFSNEILKKLPMEFSVEAQNLLEISLEDSVG, from the coding sequence ATGAAAAAAAAAGATCAACTTCTGAAAGAATTGACTCATTCAGAGTATAAATATGGATTTTATACTCCAATAGAATCGGATAAAATTCCAGTAGGATTGAATGAAAAAGTCATTCGAAAAATATCAGAAAAAAAAGACGAACCAACGTGGATGTTAAATTGGAGATTAGAATCTTTTTCCATATGGAAAAAAATGAAAGAACCAAACTGGGCTAATATAAAACATAATAAAATTAACTATCAAGAAATAAGTTATTATTCTTCTCCGAAAAAAAAAATAGATTTAAATGATTTGGATCATACGGATCCAGGATTATTGGATACATTTAATAAATTAGGAATTTATATACCTAAAAAAGAGGAAAAAAATATTTCTAGCATAGCCACAGATATAGTATTAGATTCTGTTTCTTTAGCTACTACATTCCAGAAAAGATTGAAGGATAAGGGGATTATATTTTGTTCGATCAATGAGGCTTTAAAAAAATATCCAGATCTTGTGAAGAAATATTTAGGTTCGGTAGTTTCGAAAAAGGATAATTTTTATGCAGCCCTTAATTCAGCTGTATTTTCAGATGGATCTTTTTGTTATATTCCCAAAGGAATTCGATGTCCTATGGAATTATCCACATATTTTCGTATTAATGAAAGTGGAACTGGTCAATTTGAAAGAACTTTAATTATTGCGGATCAAGGTTCTTATGTAAGTTATTTGGAAGGATGTACTGCTCCACAAAGAAAAGAAAATCAATTGCACGCAGCTGTAGTGGAAATTATTGCTTTGGAAGATTCTGAAATAAAATATTCTACTGTTCAAAATTGGTTTCCTGGAAATGAAGAAGGGAAAGGAGGTGTTTTCAATTTTGTGACAAAACGTGGATTATGTGAAAAAAGAGCTAAAATATCTTGGATACAAGTAGAAACTGGTTCTTCTATTACTTGGAAATATCCCTCTTGCATTCTAAAAGGAGATTTTTCTATGGGAGAATTTTATTCCTTAGCCTTCACTAAGAATTTTCAACAAGCAGACACAGGAACTAAGATGATTCATCTTGGAAAGAAAACTAAAAGTGTAATTGTATCAAAGGGAATTTCTGCTGGAAAGGCAAAAAATAATTATAGAGGATTGGTAAAGATTTCTTCTAAAGCTTTTCAATCACGTAATTATTCTCAATGCGACTCCTTATTGATAGGAGATCAATGCCAAGCACATACTTTTCCGTATATCAATGTATATAATTCTACTTCTCAGGTAGAACATGAAGCTACCACTTCAAAAATTGAAAAAGACCAAATTTTTTATTGTAATCAGCGGGGAATAGATAAAGAAAAAGCTATTTTTCTTATAGTCAATGGGTTTAGCAATGAAATATTGAAGAAATTACCTATGGAATTTTCGGTAGAAGCTCAAAATCTTTTGGAAATTTCTTTAGAAGATTCTGTTGGATAG
- a CDS encoding ribosome-binding factor A: protein MDHIKNKKISNIFYMEIAYLLHKEEFNNDHGKFLITLIKVSMTPDRSLIKSYIAIYPFLDKSILKKIRSKSRLYRKYLSKKLRYRVKKIPKLYFHVDN from the coding sequence ATGGATCATATTAAAAATAAAAAAATATCGAATATATTTTACATGGAAATAGCATATCTTCTTCATAAAGAAGAATTTAATAATGATCATGGAAAATTTTTAATTACTTTAATTAAAGTTTCTATGACTCCTGATAGGAGTTTAATCAAAAGTTATATAGCCATTTATCCTTTTTTAGATAAAAGTATTTTAAAAAAAATTCGTTCTAAATCTAGATTATACAGAAAGTATCTTTCTAAAAAACTTAGATATCGTGTAAAAAAAATTCCGAAGTTATATTTTCATGTAGATAATTAA
- a CDS encoding CPBP family intramembrane glutamic endopeptidase, with protein MKNYFKINYIEAFLLIFAFTFLNFFNLLFRKLLIYIKLPESMIFSISYTIPFIFLFVFISHQAQRKNLVIDLSFKVSSWYIYIVHFWMMLCMIMLNDYISSFIPKEGPLLGNMYKEIEAFLKEEAKNPIPFFSTTILLAPICEEVLFRGIILNGMLRNKIHPIKAILFSSFLFGLTHMNPWQFVGGFFIGSFIGFIYFTTNSIMDCILLHIFNNSFALLTMFLFMKNEDFFSTQKNFNFLLILMIGLTLVIGCIFLFKKRKVLD; from the coding sequence ATGAAAAATTATTTTAAAATAAATTATATAGAAGCGTTTCTATTAATTTTTGCATTTACTTTTTTAAACTTTTTTAATCTACTTTTTAGAAAGTTATTGATTTACATTAAATTACCAGAAAGTATGATATTCTCTATATCATATACAATTCCATTTATTTTTTTATTTGTATTCATTTCTCATCAAGCGCAAAGAAAAAATCTTGTCATAGACTTGTCATTTAAAGTTTCTTCATGGTATATTTATATTGTCCATTTTTGGATGATGTTATGCATGATTATGTTGAATGACTACATATCTTCGTTTATTCCAAAAGAAGGCCCATTATTAGGAAATATGTATAAGGAAATTGAGGCTTTTTTAAAAGAAGAAGCAAAAAATCCAATTCCATTTTTTTCTACAACTATATTATTGGCTCCTATATGTGAGGAAGTTCTTTTTAGAGGCATTATTTTAAATGGAATGCTGAGAAATAAAATACATCCAATTAAAGCAATTTTATTTTCTTCTTTTTTATTTGGATTAACTCATATGAATCCTTGGCAATTTGTGGGAGGTTTTTTTATTGGAAGTTTCATAGGTTTTATTTACTTTACTACAAATTCCATAATGGACTGCATTTTATTGCATATATTTAATAATTCTTTTGCTCTACTTACTATGTTTCTATTCATGAAAAATGAAGACTTTTTTTCGACCCAAAAAAATTTTAATTTTTTGTTAATTTTGATGATTGGTTTAACCCTAGTGATTGGTTGTATTTTTCTTTTTAAAAAAAGAAAAGTATTAGATTAA
- the rplU gene encoding 50S ribosomal protein L21, translating to MTYAIVNILGHQFKLIENKYIYVPHIYSMDKGENIWFNQVFFFYKNGLTKIGTPFLEDINVKAEIIHHLKGDKIIIFKKKRRKGYKVKNGFRPLLTKIKIIAFLENKKK from the coding sequence ATGACATACGCTATTGTCAATATTCTTGGGCATCAATTTAAACTTATTGAAAATAAATACATTTATGTTCCTCATATTTATTCTATGGATAAAGGAGAAAATATATGGTTCAATCAAGTTTTTTTCTTTTATAAAAATGGATTGACAAAGATAGGAACTCCTTTTTTAGAAGATATAAATGTAAAAGCAGAAATTATACATCATTTAAAAGGAGATAAGATAATTATTTTCAAAAAAAAAAGAAGAAAAGGATATAAAGTTAAAAATGGATTTAGACCTCTATTAACGAAAATAAAAATAATTGCGTTTTTGGAAAATAAAAAAAAATAA
- the sufC gene encoding Fe-S cluster assembly ATPase SufC: MLIINNLHVSVEEKKILKGINLKINSGEIHIIMGPNGSGKSTLASVIAGKREYNIIAGNIIFRNKNLINLSPEERAHLGIFLSFQYPVEIPGISVINFIKTAINASRKARGLDKMSAKEILVKMKEKSVLLNIEKDFFYRSLNEGFSGGEKKKNEIFQMSMLDPLLSILDEIDSGLDIDSLRIVSKGINALKQDKNSILIITHYKRLLDYLFSDYIIHILYDGKIVKSGNKKLADKLEKEGYNWIKKNPKNYLSN, from the coding sequence ATGTTAATTATAAATAACTTACATGTTTCTGTGGAGGAAAAAAAAATTCTTAAAGGAATTAATTTGAAAATTAATTCAGGAGAAATCCATATAATTATGGGACCAAATGGGTCTGGGAAAAGTACATTAGCTTCTGTAATAGCAGGAAAAAGAGAATATAATATAATTGCAGGAAATATTATTTTTCGTAACAAAAATTTAATCAATCTTTCTCCAGAAGAGCGTGCGCATTTAGGTATTTTTCTATCCTTTCAATATCCGGTAGAAATTCCTGGAATTTCTGTTATCAATTTTATTAAAACTGCTATTAATGCATCTCGTAAAGCAAGAGGATTAGATAAAATGTCCGCTAAAGAAATACTCGTTAAAATGAAGGAAAAATCTGTCCTTCTAAATATAGAAAAAGATTTTTTTTATCGTTCTTTAAATGAAGGTTTTTCAGGAGGAGAGAAAAAGAAAAATGAAATATTTCAAATGTCGATGTTGGATCCCTTATTGTCTATTTTAGATGAAATAGACTCAGGATTGGATATAGATTCATTACGTATTGTATCGAAAGGAATTAATGCCTTAAAACAGGATAAAAATTCTATTTTGATTATTACCCATTATAAGAGATTATTGGATTATTTATTTTCAGATTATATCATACACATTTTGTATGATGGAAAAATTGTTAAATCAGGAAATAAAAAATTAGCTGATAAATTAGAAAAAGAAGGATATAATTGGATAAAAAAAAATCCAAAAAATTATTTGTCTAATTAA